In Ammoniphilus sp. CFH 90114, a genomic segment contains:
- a CDS encoding CoF synthetase, translated as MLIYIHITTRKKGKKMSAAERNWKQKANEVTSVFPWYKDLFSCTPKNLEDFPLMTAELLEQHYYTQPLTSPDSTPLHVYQTSGTSSKVRKQIYYSEADDQVYINLKTDVFHQFIKDAGVRTAMADMGTGHAASTALKIFDQLHLHSQEISFQLPIAEHVKQLKDFQPDLFYTMPSILDHLVYAAENPAEFGIKKIILVGEIATKPWIKRMAQLFCIQPTDIMDTYGSIEIGTIAYYSHEHDRYLLVDGMLAEGIGVEAINLDIDPLREDEQILVLTSFARKMFPAIRFVTYDVVRDLKPIQIQGEWRQSFKKLVKRVGTELKHGEKISLYDIEEIVYRYLPKAGIRVKVSGNALRVLIQSPFLEEAVKHQIQHESNIKYLRSEK; from the coding sequence GTGCTCATATACATACATATCACGACCAGGAAGAAGGGGAAAAAGATGAGCGCGGCAGAGCGCAACTGGAAACAAAAAGCAAATGAGGTCACGTCCGTATTCCCATGGTATAAGGACCTGTTTTCCTGTACACCGAAGAACTTGGAAGATTTCCCGCTGATGACAGCGGAGCTTTTGGAACAGCATTATTATACACAGCCCTTAACAAGCCCAGATTCTACCCCGCTTCATGTCTATCAGACCTCAGGCACCAGCTCCAAAGTCCGCAAGCAAATTTATTATTCCGAAGCCGATGATCAAGTCTATATCAACCTGAAAACCGACGTATTCCATCAATTCATAAAAGACGCGGGTGTCCGAACGGCGATGGCGGATATGGGAACAGGCCATGCGGCAAGCACGGCCCTGAAGATTTTTGATCAATTGCACTTGCACAGTCAAGAGATCTCCTTCCAACTGCCCATTGCAGAACACGTCAAGCAGCTGAAAGACTTTCAACCCGATCTCTTCTATACGATGCCGTCGATTTTAGATCACCTGGTATATGCAGCGGAAAACCCAGCCGAATTCGGTATTAAGAAAATCATTCTCGTGGGAGAAATCGCGACCAAGCCATGGATCAAGCGAATGGCTCAGCTATTTTGCATTCAGCCCACAGATATTATGGATACTTATGGATCCATCGAGATCGGAACCATTGCCTACTACTCCCATGAGCACGACCGATACCTTCTTGTCGATGGGATGCTGGCTGAAGGCATTGGAGTGGAAGCCATAAATCTGGATATCGATCCGCTGAGAGAAGATGAGCAGATTCTGGTTCTCACCTCCTTTGCCCGAAAGATGTTTCCCGCGATCCGTTTTGTCACCTACGATGTGGTCCGCGACTTGAAGCCGATCCAGATCCAGGGCGAATGGAGGCAAAGCTTCAAGAAGCTGGTGAAAAGAGTCGGTACCGAACTCAAGCACGGGGAAAAAATCAGCCTGTATGATATTGAAGAAATCGTTTATCGTTATCTTCCCAAGGCAGGCATTCGCGTGAAAGTCAGCGGCAACGCGCTCAGAGTCTTGATTCAAAGTCCATTTCTCGAGGAGGCCGTCAAGCATCAGATTCAGCATGAATCGAACATAAAATACCTGAGATCGGAGAAATGA
- a CDS encoding YheC/YheD family protein yields MKEKHYTFRLPSKWTKTQALMKNSQVARWVPATKKLTTANLRAMLGQYAMIYIKPDRGSKGIGVMQIAKSGGSGSTVYRCQTGIKVRSFSSYESMEKYVLAFAGIKDYLIQKGIQLTQFNGRAYDLRVMVQIGPRQQWETTGMVGRLAQQGRIVTNGSQGAESVSVDILFPKPQTKRLKARLNHLGLTTANHLQKLYPAIREIGLDVAFDPQFKPWILEVNTFPEPHPFMKLEDQRMFRKIIRYGKAYGRYKGFRV; encoded by the coding sequence ATGAAAGAGAAGCACTATACATTTCGTCTTCCCAGCAAATGGACAAAAACGCAGGCCTTAATGAAAAATAGCCAAGTGGCGCGATGGGTTCCTGCAACCAAGAAACTCACTACAGCGAACCTTCGCGCCATGCTGGGTCAATATGCCATGATTTATATTAAGCCGGATCGGGGATCGAAGGGGATCGGTGTGATGCAAATCGCGAAATCAGGGGGAAGCGGAAGCACGGTCTATCGCTGTCAGACGGGCATTAAGGTCCGCTCGTTCTCTTCCTATGAATCCATGGAGAAGTATGTTTTAGCCTTTGCAGGAATTAAGGACTATTTGATTCAAAAGGGGATTCAGCTTACCCAGTTCAATGGGCGCGCTTATGATCTTCGCGTTATGGTGCAAATAGGCCCCCGCCAACAATGGGAAACCACAGGCATGGTCGGTCGGCTGGCTCAACAGGGAAGAATTGTCACGAATGGCAGCCAAGGGGCGGAAAGTGTTTCCGTGGATATCTTGTTCCCCAAACCCCAAACCAAACGCTTGAAGGCTCGCTTAAACCATTTGGGCTTAACCACGGCCAATCATTTGCAAAAACTGTACCCAGCTATTCGAGAAATCGGCCTCGATGTCGCCTTCGATCCCCAGTTCAAGCCATGGATCCTCGAAGTGAATACCTTTCCGGAGCCTCATCCGTTCATGAAACTGGAGGATCAGCGGATGTTTCGTAAAATTATCCGTTATGGCAAGGCCTATGGCCGCTATAAGGGATTTAGGGTGTAA
- a CDS encoding class I SAM-dependent methyltransferase, translating into MQEQDPKKIKDAVKDQFSRNAEKYVTSETHAKGDDLTLMLEWLQPKPDWTVLDIATGGGHVTKHLAPHVAHVFATDLTRDMLATAQKHLAPTCPNVWYIVADAENLPFLDKTFDVVTCRIAAHHFPNPKEFVREAARVLKPGGKFLFIDNVVPADDQLDQFINTLEYIRDESHGRCHRTEEWTAWANEAGLEIVNSRLRKKNFDFPTWVRRTTKSEEQVTRVEQHILQADQRMQEYCGLTMKDGKISSIHIDEWMVLFEA; encoded by the coding sequence ATGCAAGAGCAAGATCCTAAGAAAATCAAGGATGCCGTGAAAGACCAGTTTTCGAGAAATGCTGAAAAGTACGTAACGAGCGAAACGCATGCGAAAGGGGATGACTTAACCCTGATGCTAGAGTGGCTCCAGCCGAAGCCGGATTGGACGGTTCTCGACATTGCGACAGGCGGGGGGCATGTGACGAAGCACTTAGCTCCACATGTGGCCCATGTGTTTGCCACGGATCTCACTCGCGATATGTTGGCGACTGCTCAAAAGCATCTCGCGCCGACTTGTCCCAATGTCTGGTACATCGTCGCAGATGCAGAGAATCTTCCCTTCCTAGATAAAACATTTGACGTCGTAACCTGCCGCATTGCCGCTCATCACTTTCCGAATCCTAAGGAGTTCGTACGCGAAGCAGCTAGGGTGCTGAAGCCAGGAGGGAAGTTTCTGTTTATCGACAATGTCGTACCGGCCGACGATCAACTAGACCAGTTTATAAATACGCTGGAATATATCAGAGACGAAAGCCATGGACGGTGCCACCGAACCGAAGAGTGGACGGCCTGGGCAAACGAAGCAGGGCTGGAAATCGTTAATTCTCGCTTGCGCAAAAAAAACTTTGACTTCCCGACATGGGTAAGACGGACTACAAAATCGGAAGAACAAGTGACAAGAGTGGAGCAGCATATTCTTCAGGCGGATCAGAGAATGCAGGAATATTGCGGGCTAACGATGAAGGACGGCAAGATATCATCGATTCATATTGATGAATGGATGGTTTTGTTTGAGGCTTAA